ATGCAGCGGGTGCTAAACACATCAATCCAAAAATCAAAATCACTGAAAACTATATCGGTGTGACTGGTGAAGCTTGGAACAATCCTGCAAAAGCAAAAGAACTAGCATTGGCTCAATACTCTGCGGGTTCTGATGTGATTTTCGTTGCTGCAGGCGCTTCAAACTCTGGCGTGTTCGATGCGGCTGAAGAAAAAAAGAAATTTGCGATCGGTGTGGATTCAAACCAAAACTGGATGAAACCCGGGATTATCCTTACTAGTATGTTGAAAGCCGTGGACGTTGCGGTTTTTGATACGATTAAAGAAACTCAAGAAGGCAAATTCACGGGCGGCATTTCTCGTTTCGGTCTAGCGAACAAAGGTGTTGATTACACTCTTGATCAACATAACGAAAAATTGATCACTGCTGATATGAAGAAAAAAGTGGAAGACCTGAAAAAGAAAATCATCGCAGGTCAAATCCAAGTTCCTGATTACTACAAAAAGAAATAATCATGACGATTCCTGCTGTAGAGTTTAAAGGAGTGTCCAAATATTTTGGCGACTGTTGCGCCAATGCGGATATCTCCTTCTCTGTAGCGCCAGGCACCATCCACGCCATCGTGGGTGAAAACGGTGCCGGTAAATCCACCGCCATGAAAATGCTTTTCGGACTGTATCGTCCTAGCGGTGGCGAAATCTTGGTTCACGGAAAAGCAATCCACTTCGAATCCCCGATTGATGCTATGGCCGCTAAAATCGGCATGGTTCACCAACACTTCATGTTGGCGGAAACGCTTTCGGCCTTAGATAATATTTTACTTCAGCAAAAAGGTTCGCCGCTTTCACTTTTACCTAGAAAAGAACAAAAGCAGAAAATCGATGGCATCGCTGCCCGCTACGGTTTTCACATGAACCTTAACGCCAAGGTCGAAGATCTTTCCGTTGGCGAACAGCAGCGCCTAGAGATTCTAAAAATCCTTTCTCAGGATTCAGAAATTCTAATCTTAGATGAACCAACAGCCGTGTTAACTCCGCAAGAAGTTTTAGATCTTTTCAAGAACCTGCGTTTGTTACGCGATCAAGGTAAGACCATTTTAATCATCACACACAAACTTAAAGAAGTGATGAATCTTACAGACTTCGTCACAGTCTTTAGAGCGGGTCGTGTGATTGGCAATAAGAAGACTTCTGAAACTACATCTGAAGATTTGGCTGAAATGATGGTGGGCCGTCGCCTGCAAAAACCTTCAGAGCGTAAGTCAGAAATAGTTCACACTGTGCAACTATTAAAAATGCAAAACGTAAATGCCAATATTGCAGGACAAACTCTTGAAGATTTAAATCTTTCTGTGTGTTCAAAAGAAATTGTCGGTATCGCTGGTGTTGAAGGCAATGGCCAAGACGCTTTGATCCGTGCCCTTTTAGATCGTCACAAGTTAAAGAAAACTGCTGTTCAAGGTGAAGTCGCTTTGCACGGTCGCTTGGGATCTTTTCCGGAAGATCGATTGCGTTTTGGTGTTTTACCGTCGCGCCCCGTTTACGAAAACTTTATTTTGGGTCAGCAACGTAAACCTTCATTTGCCCAAGGTTTGTTTTTAAAAGGTAAACAGATCATAGCGAAAACTCAAGAAGCTATGAACACCTATGATATTCGTCCCCACAATCCACTTTTGCCTTTTGAAAAGTTGTCTGGTGGAAATCAGCAGAAACTTGTCGTAGCCCGAGCTTTGTCGCAAAAACCGGACTTCATTATTGCTGCTCAACCGACGCGTGGGGTGGATATTGGTGCTATCGAATTCATTCACAATGAAATTCGTAAGGCCCGTGATGAAGGGGCTGGGGTTTTACTTATTTCTTCAGAGCTTGATGAATTGATGACCCTTTCTGATCGTATTTTAGTTTTATACAAAGGCCGTTTGGTTGCTGAATTTAACCGACATGAGTTTGATGAAATCGCTTTAGGTAAGGCCATGGGTGGTTTGCAATGAAGCGCATCCTAGGTTTTGTCATCGGCTTAGTTGTCGCGCTTTCCCTGACTTTGTTGGCAGGCGAAAACCCTCTCGACATCTTTATGATCCTTATGC
This is a stretch of genomic DNA from Bdellovibrio reynosensis. It encodes these proteins:
- a CDS encoding BMP family lipoprotein, coding for MVNFTLTALLIMLFSIVSIAAPLKVGLVLDKGGKDDKSFNSAAYLGAKKAEKDLKIDLKYVEATDTNAIENLHRAFARKNFDLIIGIGFAQKDAVKKIAAQFPKVKFAIVDGEVDAANVRSLLFEEHEGSFLVGALAAMASKTNSVGFVGGMDIPLIRRFAMGYAAGAKHINPKIKITENYIGVTGEAWNNPAKAKELALAQYSAGSDVIFVAAGASNSGVFDAAEEKKKFAIGVDSNQNWMKPGIILTSMLKAVDVAVFDTIKETQEGKFTGGISRFGLANKGVDYTLDQHNEKLITADMKKKVEDLKKKIIAGQIQVPDYYKKK
- a CDS encoding ABC transporter ATP-binding protein translates to MTIPAVEFKGVSKYFGDCCANADISFSVAPGTIHAIVGENGAGKSTAMKMLFGLYRPSGGEILVHGKAIHFESPIDAMAAKIGMVHQHFMLAETLSALDNILLQQKGSPLSLLPRKEQKQKIDGIAARYGFHMNLNAKVEDLSVGEQQRLEILKILSQDSEILILDEPTAVLTPQEVLDLFKNLRLLRDQGKTILIITHKLKEVMNLTDFVTVFRAGRVIGNKKTSETTSEDLAEMMVGRRLQKPSERKSEIVHTVQLLKMQNVNANIAGQTLEDLNLSVCSKEIVGIAGVEGNGQDALIRALLDRHKLKKTAVQGEVALHGRLGSFPEDRLRFGVLPSRPVYENFILGQQRKPSFAQGLFLKGKQIIAKTQEAMNTYDIRPHNPLLPFEKLSGGNQQKLVVARALSQKPDFIIAAQPTRGVDIGAIEFIHNEIRKARDEGAGVLLISSELDELMTLSDRILVLYKGRLVAEFNRHEFDEIALGKAMGGLQ